TCATTGATATATTTGTTTTTTATCTCCCCCATCCTCATTTTTTGTGAATCTGTGAGATTGAGCCCCCTCTCAAACTCCGAATAGGAGTCTTGTGAATAAAGAGGGGGCACAAAGAGAAGGAAAAGGAGGAGGATATATAGGGGGAAATATTTCATTAGTAATTACCAGTAGCTCAATTTGGATTTACCGGTACCCATACCTTGTGAGATGGAACCCATTTGCCGCCAATCCATTCTCCCGGAACCTGAATCCATTCTCCCGGAGGATTTTCATTTACACCTCCTTCAGGAGATACATAGGCTGTTCTTGGTCTTTGTGCTGATTCTATCTTCTGGTTTGTTACATCCTGGTCTACTGCGTTTCCAGCAATTGCGCCTGCGAGTGCTCCGCCGGCAAGGCCTATTAATGTACCTGCAGTATTATGACCAATTACCTGACCTGCAATTGCACCAAGGCCTGCACCAATAGCTGCACCCTTCTGGGTATTGTAACCCGTAGATGCACATGAAAAGGTTAAAAGCCCTATTCCCAGGGCTAACATAATTAAAAACATCTTTTTCATATTCCTGCCTCCTTTTGGGTTTTAAAGAAGGGCTGTGCGTCAGCCCTTCTTTTACCATTTTCTAAAGTCCACGTGGTCCGAATCCTCTTCCGCCAAAGCCTTTTCCGCCAAGTCCGCAGGGTCCAAGTCCTCTTCCACCGTATGTTTCGCTCAATGTCTTAAGCTGTTCGGGTGTTAAGATCTTTCTCTGTTCAAGCTTTAGCTGCGCCATCTTATCGAACAGTTTCTGTTGTAAGGAGTTGAGTTCCTTTTGTTTTGCAAGGATTGTTGCCTCATCTGCCTTTGGGTCTGCGTAGAGTGTTCTTAGCTCGAACCTTTTCTGGAAAAGCTCGTATCTCAGCGCCTGCGTGTCATTATGAAACTTCTCTTTAATCTGCCACATCTTATCTGCCTGTTCCTTCGAGAGGTTCAGATTTGCCCCTGGGCCCATCGGCCCGCCAAAGCCATGCCCCGGGCCACCAAACGCTACATGACCACCTCTCGGTCCGAATGCAAATACTGTAGTGGCAAGCGCTACTAAAAGCACTACCAACATACTTACATACCATCTCTTCATGTTAACCTCCTGAAAATTTTTTTTCAAACTGTTTGTTTAAAAAGCAATAACCATGCCAAAAACTGGCATATTGTAACTACATGTAATTATTGGGAATAAAAATAGACGACCAATTAGCGCCTGCCCTTAGAAGTAAAAAATGTCGAATATTTCAGCCTATTTCGACAATTACGTCGAATATATTTCCTGCATCCAACCATCTTAAGCTTTCTATCAAATTCTGTAACATATCAGCCGTAAAATATGATATATTCTTGAAAATTTTTAAAAGGGTGGACAGATGATAGACGAAAGGATTGTAACAAAGGCAATTGTTGAGAGTTATACAAAAAAGCTTCTTTCCTCTTTGGAACTTGATGTGGCAATTTGCGGTGCAGGACCGGCAGGCATTGTTGCCGGATATTACCTCGCCAAAGCCGGGCTGAAGGTTGCTTTATTCGAGAGAAAGCTTTCTATCGGTGGAGGTATGTGGGGCGGGGGCATGATGTTTAACGAAATAGTTGTCCAGGAAGAGGCAAAGGCGTTGCTGGATGAACTTGATATCAATGCAAGGCTTTATACGGAAGGGTATTATGTTGCAGATGCGATCGAATGTGTCTCGGGGATATCCATAAAGGCAATCAAGGCAGGTCTTAAGATATTCAACCTTGTAAGCGTTGAGGACCTTATTGTAAGGGAAAATAAGGTTACAGGTATCGTGATAAACTGGACTGCAGTGGAGATGGCATCCTTACATGTTGACCCTTTAACCATAGCATCAAGATTTGTTGTTGATTCCACAGGCCATTCGGTAGAAGTAGTGAAGGTCCTGGAGAGAAAGATGAATGTGAAGCTTTTTACGCCGTCGGGAAAGATAGAGGGAGAAAAATCAATGTGGGCAAATGTTGCAGAAACAACTACCCTTGAAAATACAAAAGAGGTATTTCCGGGTCTTTATGTTGCAGGTATGAGTGCGAACGCCACCTTTGGCTCCTATAGAATGGGTCCTATATTCGGGGGGATGCTTTTGTCCGGTAAAAAGGTAGCGGACCTTATCATTAAAAGATGTACATGAAAAAAATCCTCACCATTGCAGGTCATGACCCTTCATCCGGGGCAGGGATAACAAGGGACCTGGATATATACTTTTCTCTTGGCATCCATGGGATTTCAGTTCCTACATGCATCGTTCTTCAGGGCCCGAAGGGGGTTAAAGACATATATCCGATACCCAGGGAGCATTTTTCTGAGATGCTCAAGATGGCAGGGAAGGAATTACATATAGATGGGGTGAAGATCGGTGTGGTATGGGATGTACCTTACATAGATGAGATTTCAGCATTTTTGAGAAAAAAAAGGATACCGGTTGTTGTAGACCCGATGATTACGTCAAAGAATGGGAAAAGACTGGTTACCGATAAAG
This sequence is a window from Pseudomonadota bacterium. Protein-coding genes within it:
- a CDS encoding Spy/CpxP family protein refolding chaperone; protein product: MKRWYVSMLVVLLVALATTVFAFGPRGGHVAFGGPGHGFGGPMGPGANLNLSKEQADKMWQIKEKFHNDTQALRYELFQKRFELRTLYADPKADEATILAKQKELNSLQQKLFDKMAQLKLEQRKILTPEQLKTLSETYGGRGLGPCGLGGKGFGGRGFGPRGL
- a CDS encoding sulfide-dependent adenosine diphosphate thiazole synthase; translated protein: MIDERIVTKAIVESYTKKLLSSLELDVAICGAGPAGIVAGYYLAKAGLKVALFERKLSIGGGMWGGGMMFNEIVVQEEAKALLDELDINARLYTEGYYVADAIECVSGISIKAIKAGLKIFNLVSVEDLIVRENKVTGIVINWTAVEMASLHVDPLTIASRFVVDSTGHSVEVVKVLERKMNVKLFTPSGKIEGEKSMWANVAETTTLENTKEVFPGLYVAGMSANATFGSYRMGPIFGGMLLSGKKVADLIIKRCT
- a CDS encoding glycine zipper domain-containing protein, which produces MKKMFLIMLALGIGLLTFSCASTGYNTQKGAAIGAGLGAIAGQVIGHNTAGTLIGLAGGALAGAIAGNAVDQDVTNQKIESAQRPRTAYVSPEGGVNENPPGEWIQVPGEWIGGKWVPSHKVWVPVNPN